Proteins from a single region of Chlamydia sp.:
- a CDS encoding membrane dipeptidase, producing the protein MIVDMHCDMLSHENFLVSNPAVRSSPDQLIEGGVNLQVCALFTETQEFSTLKKQNRLFFSLIEEDQRLVPISYEPQLEGSLKIIRSIENASGLGSDDLPLQKLFDELLVLHEQGPLAYMGPVWNFANRFGGGVLEPKRLSGEGRNLLELLHVLAIPVDLSHCSDPLTEDILDFTADKFPDMPVLASHSNFRKVQNAARNLLDEHAKEIFARNGIIGLNGMNDFVGASLEDMKKHIAHAQELGIADGLVLGTDFFYTDEDKFFPNFSTAKDHPKLHTLIRDFLSIDQAQALLAETAHKFLDRVVEVQKKVVNKISF; encoded by the coding sequence ATGATAGTGGATATGCATTGTGATATGCTGTCGCATGAAAATTTTCTTGTCTCAAACCCTGCTGTAAGAAGTTCTCCTGATCAGTTGATAGAAGGTGGGGTTAACTTGCAGGTATGTGCCTTATTTACAGAGACACAAGAGTTCTCCACGTTAAAAAAACAAAACCGGTTATTTTTTTCCTTGATTGAAGAAGATCAGCGATTAGTTCCAATATCCTACGAACCTCAATTAGAAGGCTCTTTAAAAATAATTCGCAGTATAGAAAATGCTTCCGGACTAGGATCTGATGATCTTCCTTTGCAGAAACTTTTTGATGAGCTCTTAGTATTGCATGAACAGGGGCCCTTAGCATATATGGGTCCTGTTTGGAATTTTGCGAATCGCTTTGGTGGAGGTGTTTTAGAGCCTAAACGGCTTTCAGGAGAGGGGAGAAACCTTTTAGAATTATTGCATGTTTTAGCTATTCCTGTAGATCTTAGTCACTGTTCGGATCCTTTAACGGAAGATATTTTAGATTTTACTGCAGATAAGTTTCCAGATATGCCCGTGTTGGCAAGTCACTCTAATTTTCGCAAAGTGCAAAATGCTGCACGCAACTTACTAGATGAACATGCTAAAGAGATTTTCGCTAGGAATGGAATCATTGGATTGAATGGGATGAACGATTTTGTAGGAGCTTCTTTAGAAGACATGAAGAAGCATATAGCTCATGCCCAAGAACTAGGGATTGCAGATGGATTAGTATTGGGAACAGATTTTTTCTATACAGATGAAGACAAGTTTTTCCCCAATTTTTCCACAGCTAAGGATCATCCAAAATTACATACTTTAATAAGAGACTTTCTTTCGATCGATCAAGCACAAGCCTTATTAGCAGAAACAGCTCATAAATTTTTGGATAGAGTGGTTGAAGTTCAAAAGAAAGTCGTGAACAAAATTTCGTTTTAA
- a CDS encoding L-threonylcarbamoyladenylate synthase codes for MFLPEIDKIKAGQVIAFPTDTVYGLGVALQAPKADERLFALKRRSSQKALSVYVSSLEELEMISQLSLGASSKKIAQAFLPGPLTLITRHKNPKFSQKTLGFRIVDHPVVRQIIKQVGPLLATSANISGFPSAVSSDEVKQDFLHEDVLVIPGDCSIGLESTVVDPEEGVVYREGVISIADIEAVLGKNCVCTTQEFVFRKQLMIHVVKNCTDLHSFLSVRPNFKGVICKHPRPLTFYSVLRQALRSSTQEVIFIYDLGDTEYPILSRFLGVSYDSGYAL; via the coding sequence GTGTTTTTACCTGAAATTGACAAAATTAAAGCTGGACAGGTTATTGCTTTCCCAACGGATACTGTATATGGTCTAGGAGTGGCTCTTCAAGCTCCCAAAGCAGATGAGCGTTTGTTTGCTCTTAAGAGAAGATCTTCTCAGAAAGCTTTATCGGTCTATGTTTCTTCTTTGGAAGAGCTGGAAATGATTTCTCAGCTTTCTTTGGGGGCTTCATCTAAAAAAATAGCACAAGCATTTCTTCCAGGACCTCTTACCCTAATTACAAGACATAAAAATCCTAAATTTTCGCAGAAAACTTTAGGATTTAGGATAGTTGATCATCCCGTAGTTAGGCAGATTATAAAGCAAGTTGGGCCTTTGCTAGCTACATCTGCGAATATATCTGGATTCCCTTCAGCAGTTTCTTCTGATGAAGTAAAACAAGACTTCTTGCATGAAGACGTCCTGGTGATTCCTGGAGATTGTTCTATAGGTTTAGAGTCGACTGTCGTAGATCCTGAAGAGGGTGTTGTATATCGTGAGGGGGTAATTTCTATTGCGGACATAGAAGCTGTTCTCGGAAAAAATTGTGTTTGCACCACTCAAGAGTTTGTTTTTAGGAAACAGTTAATGATTCATGTAGTGAAAAATTGTACAGATTTGCACTCATTCCTCTCTGTTAGACCTAACTTTAAAGGTGTGATATGTAAACATCCTCGGCCACTTACTTTTTACTCTGTACTGAGGCAAGCTTTACGATCGTCTACACAAGAAGTTATTTTTATTTATGATTTAGGGGATACAGAATATCCCATTCTTTCCCGCTTTTTAGGAGTAAGTTATGATAGTGGATATGCATTGTGA
- a CDS encoding ABC transporter substrate-binding protein has translation MGFRSIVFVITALVTVNCSSIPPEHTLTIAIHDDPRTLSPERGENALNCSLSKILFTTLFREESSEIVPALSSSYQASEDKTLYRLFIREDAKWSDGSRLSAEDVITAWEHTLKTGRYPQLFENLSFYSPNSSEVVVQLKTPNSQLLAILASPLFSIYRPQNPLVSSGPFTLQTYLQGQSLVLQKNPHYYDCARVKLHRINFRIIPNVYTALHLLRKGEIDWVGQPWHQGVPSELCSIFPLYTHYPVDGTFWLILNPKDPVLSSLENRQKLISAIQKEKLLKQALGNRYLPAENLLSNSNCVAAGNEMPTTPLSGKLTMIYPNNVVRCQRLAEVLQEQCRNAGIDLSLEGLEYHVFVQKRAAQKFSLSTATSIAFYPLTRSYFDQAAMANLTCLPLYHIEYDYILARPLDNVIHYPSGSVDLSYTDFH, from the coding sequence ATGGGTTTTCGTTCTATCGTTTTTGTTATTACCGCTCTTGTAACCGTAAATTGCTCTTCCATTCCACCAGAGCACACGTTAACAATAGCCATTCATGATGACCCTCGCACTCTTTCCCCTGAAAGGGGCGAGAATGCTCTCAATTGTTCTTTATCTAAAATTTTGTTTACTACTCTCTTTAGAGAAGAATCTTCCGAAATTGTCCCTGCTCTATCTTCTTCTTACCAAGCTTCAGAAGATAAGACGCTTTATCGCTTATTCATTCGTGAAGATGCCAAATGGAGTGATGGCTCTCGTTTATCAGCAGAAGATGTTATTACTGCGTGGGAACACACATTAAAAACAGGCCGCTACCCGCAGCTTTTTGAAAATCTTTCTTTCTATTCTCCGAATTCATCAGAAGTCGTTGTGCAATTAAAAACGCCTAATTCCCAACTTCTTGCTATACTAGCCTCACCTTTGTTTTCCATATATCGTCCACAGAATCCTCTGGTGTCTTCAGGACCTTTTACACTTCAAACTTATTTGCAAGGACAATCTCTTGTTTTACAAAAAAATCCTCATTACTACGACTGCGCTCGCGTAAAACTTCATCGCATCAATTTTCGCATCATTCCCAATGTGTATACTGCTTTACATTTGTTGCGAAAGGGAGAAATAGATTGGGTTGGGCAACCTTGGCACCAAGGGGTTCCTTCCGAGCTTTGCTCAATTTTCCCTTTGTACACTCATTACCCTGTAGATGGCACATTTTGGTTAATCCTAAATCCTAAAGATCCAGTGCTATCTTCTTTAGAAAACCGCCAAAAATTGATCTCTGCGATCCAAAAAGAAAAACTCTTAAAGCAGGCATTAGGCAATCGCTATCTACCAGCTGAAAATCTTTTATCAAATAGCAATTGTGTAGCAGCTGGCAATGAAATGCCTACAACACCACTATCTGGAAAGCTGACAATGATATACCCAAATAACGTTGTACGCTGCCAACGTTTAGCGGAAGTACTACAAGAACAATGCCGGAATGCAGGAATAGATTTATCCCTTGAAGGATTAGAATACCATGTTTTTGTTCAAAAACGTGCAGCTCAAAAATTTTCTCTTTCTACAGCAACGTCTATAGCTTTTTATCCTTTGACTCGCTCCTATTTTGACCAAGCAGCAATGGCTAACTTGACTTGTCTTCCTTTATACCACATAGAATATGACTACATCTTGGCTAGACCCTTGGACAATGTTATTCACTATCCTTCAGGGAGTGTAGACTTGTCTTACACCGACTTTCATTAA
- a CDS encoding queuosine precursor transporter, whose product MWNEILFFLQIILVIGLGAFFAAKSIMLLVAWASLLSVIMNIFVLKQIILFGFEVTAADVYVIGLFSCLNCAREFWGKEQTKKVIFISWCSTLSFLLLTQLHLYLVPSPRDFSQNHYEALFSPSFRLIVASIVTTMIVQFIDFRIFGWLKKHSQGRVFGLRSAFSVAFSQSIDTVIFSFLGLYGFVANLLDVMLFSLLSKGAALLLASPCVALAKVFYNRWNKEKVCFRS is encoded by the coding sequence ATGTGGAATGAGATATTGTTTTTTCTACAAATAATTCTTGTGATTGGTTTGGGGGCTTTTTTTGCTGCAAAAAGTATCATGTTGTTAGTTGCATGGGCTTCGTTACTTTCTGTTATTATGAATATTTTCGTATTGAAACAAATTATACTATTCGGATTCGAAGTCACTGCAGCAGATGTTTACGTAATTGGACTTTTTTCTTGCTTAAACTGTGCGAGAGAATTTTGGGGGAAGGAGCAGACCAAAAAAGTGATTTTTATATCTTGGTGTAGCACTCTTTCTTTCCTTCTTCTCACCCAACTCCATCTCTACTTAGTTCCATCTCCAAGGGACTTTAGTCAAAATCACTATGAAGCTTTATTTTCTCCATCTTTTCGGCTTATTGTGGCATCAATTGTCACAACTATGATCGTGCAATTTATCGATTTTAGAATTTTTGGCTGGTTAAAAAAACATTCGCAGGGGCGTGTTTTTGGTTTGCGTTCTGCTTTTTCTGTCGCTTTTTCTCAAAGCATAGATACCGTAATTTTTTCTTTTTTAGGTTTATATGGATTCGTCGCTAATCTTTTAGATGTGATGTTGTTCTCTCTATTATCTAAAGGGGCTGCGCTTCTATTAGCTTCTCCTTGCGTTGCATTAGCTAAAGTGTTTTATAACCGATGGAATAAAGAAAAAGTTTGTTTCAGAAGCTAG